DNA sequence from the Streptomyces sp. CA-210063 genome:
TCGCTGCCGGAGTTGCCGATCAGATTGTCGGTGCCGGGACCTCCGTTGAGGGTGTCGTTGCCGAAGCCGCCGTCGAGGCGGTCGTTGCCGTATCCGCCGTGGACGGTGTCGTTGCCGTAGCTCGCGTTGACGGTGTCGTCGCCGCCGAGGGCGCAGATCACGTCGCTGCCGAAGGTGCCGGTGATGGTGTCGTTGCCGCTGGTGCCGACGCGGGTGCAGCCGCGGGCGTTGTTGACCGTGGTGGTCGCCGTGGCGGTGTTGTTGCCGGAGTTCGGGTCGGTCTGCGTGGCGCCGACCGTGGCCCGGTCGGTGAGGGTGCCGGTGGCCCGGGGCTCGGCGGCGACCGTCACCGTGGCGGCGGCTCCGGGGGCGAGGGTGCCCAGGGAACAGCTCGCGCTGGTGGCTGTGGTGGTGCAGGTCCCCGAGCCGGTGGTCGCCGAGACGACCGAGACGGCGACGCCGCTGAGCGTGTCGGACAGGGAGACGTTGGTGGCGGAGGTCGTGGTGCTGTTGTTGGTCACACGCACGGTGTAGGTGGGCCGGTCACCGATGCTGACCGTGGTGGGACCGGACTTCGTCACCGACAGGTCCACGCCGGCCGGTGGCGGCGGCAGTACGCCGCCGCCCTCGAAGCGGGCCAGGGCGAAGTCGCTGTCCGGTCCGCCTCCGCCGCCGGCGACGATCTTTCCGTCGGACTGGAGGGCCAGGCCATGGGCCGCGTCGGCGCCGCCGAAGTCCGCGGTCGCGATGCCGCCGGTGCCGAAGCCGTTGTCCTGGCTGCCGTCGGGGTTGTAGCGCAGGACGGCGAAATCGCCGCCGGGCCCGTTGCCTCCGGCGATGACGATCCGGCCGTCGCTCGGCTGCAGCGCCACGTCCGCGGCTCCGCCGCCTCCGGGGGTGAGCACCTTGCCGTCGCCGTCGAAGCTCGTGTCCAGGGTGCCGCCCGGGTGGTAGCGAGCCAGGGCGAACCTGCCGCTGCTGCCGCCGGCGGCGACGATCTTTCCGTCCGGCTGGACCGCGAGCCCCTCCACGGACTCGTATGCGCCGAAGTCGGTGCGCTCGATGCCGTCGCCGCTGAAGCTCGTGTCCAGGATGCCGTTCGCGTGGTAGCGCAGGAGGACGAAGTCGAAGCGGGTCGTCCCGACCTGACCCCCGACCACGATCTTGCCGTCGGGCTGGAGCGCCAGGGCGCGCCCGTCGCCGCCCTCCTCAGGCAGCTCCGGCGCCGGATCGTTGCTCACCTGGCCGTCGCCACCGCCGAAACTCGTGTCCGGGGAGCCGTCGGCGTTGTAGCGGGCCACCGCGACCCCGGCACCGCCGAAGCCGACGGCCACGATTCTGCCGTCGGGCTGCACCGCCACGTCCCGGGCCTCGTCCGGGCCCCCGAAGTCGGTGAACACCCTGCCGTCGCCGCCACCGAAACCCGAGTCCAGCGTGCCGTCGGCGTTGTACCGGGCCACCGTGAACCAGCAGCAGTTCTCGTACCCCCGCCAACTGCTGCCCACCACGACGATCTTGCCGTCGGGCTGCAGCGCCAGGGCGTGGGCCTCGCTCCACTGGAGGTCCGGGTCCATGTTGTTGATGGGGGTCGTCACCGTGCCGTCGCCGCCGAAGCCGGTGTCCGGGGTGCCGTCGGCGTTGTGGCGGGTCAGCGCGAAGCGGCTCTCCGACAGCGAGTAGTCGATCGAAGCGCCGACTGAGACGATCTTGCCGTCGGGCTGCACCGCCACGTCGTTGGCGCGATCGTCGTCGGCGAAGCCGGTGAGCACCTTGCCGTCACCGCTGAAGGTGGGATCCAGGTCGCCCGGGGCCGCGGCCGCGGTGCCGGGGAGGGTCAAGATGAGTGCCAGGACAGTCGCCGCGACGGTCCCGGCCCGGGCCGGCAAGGACCGGCGGCGTTCGCTGTCTCGCCGCCGCGCCGGTCGCACATGAGGTGTGAGCATGGGCGCCACCTTTCCGCCGTTCGCGCACACGGGCGGCCACCACGAGCGGCGTTGCACTCACCGGACGCAGGAAATTCGTCCGAGCGGGCGAGTGAGCGCGGGCAGCGGCCCGGGCGCGCCGTCAGAGCGCAGCCCTCGCACCGCCGGGCGCGTTGCCCCCACCACCGGGAGTGGCCTGGGTCCTCGTCGCCCCGCGCGGCACGGCGCCCCGCCGAACGGTCAGACGGCGCGGCAGAGCACCGCCGGGCCGGCGGGTGCCGCGGTGCGGGCCACGGTCGTGTGCACGGGACGGGCGGTGACGGCAGGTGGCCGCGGCCTGCGAGCGGTTCGGCGCGAAGACGACGAGGCGCGGCACCGCGAACCGCGCGTGCCGGCGAGTGCGGAGGCGGACAGGTGGACAACCTGCTCGAGCACCGCGCCGGGTGCCGCCACCAGCTGCCGCAGGGCAGGCATCGCCACACAGGTCACCGCATACGCAGCCCGCCGCGGACCCGGCCGACTGCGCATGCTGGCGCCAGGTCGCATGCCTGCCCCCGCCGAAGGTGAAACGGGCGTGCAGCTCGGTGGCGAGAAGCGTGGCGACCGTGGTGACCAGGGCGTTGGCCAGGCCCCAGGGAATCCAGGAAGCGAGGGCCGCCACGGCGAAACTGGCGGCGAGCCCCACCCCGCGCCACACTCCTCGTTCGTTGCCATGGATGAGGGTGAACGCCGGCGTGCGCCGCCGCGCCGCCCATCGGTGAAAGCGGCTGCGGGCGAGCGTCAGGGGACCGGTCATCCCTCCAGGACGTGGGTGCCCGGGGCGCAGCTGTCCCGCAGTTCGGCCAGTTCGGCGGCGGGCAGGCTGCGGGCGGAGCCTCGCCGGCTGTGGTCGAGGAGGACGGACGCGGCGTGCAGCCACCGTGGCAGGGGGGCCACGCCGATGAACTCCGCCAGACGGGTCAGCTCTTCGGCAGGGTGGTCCAGGAGGCGCTCGTAGGCGAGTGCGGTGCGCCGGTCGGCGGGGAGCCGGGTGAGGAACTCCGTTCCCTCGGTGACGAGTTCGGACCACACGGCACCGAAGGTCCGCAGGGGGATGTGACGGTCGCGTACGAGGGCGGGGTCGAAGCGTTCGTCGAGCAGGGGTGCCAGGTCCGGGGGCAGCGCGCGGACGTGCTCGGGGGTCAGGTCGGTGAAGCTGTCGATGCCGGAGCGGGTCTTGATCTCGCGGAGGAGGGAGATCGCGCGGTATCCGGGATGGCGGCTCATGGACAGGGCGCAGTCCGGGCCGTCGCGGAACATGTGCACGAACTTCGCGTCCGGGAAGGTCTCCCGCAGCCCCGGTGCCCAGCCGGTCGAGTAGCCGGAGCGCTCCACGACGGCGGTGCGTCCGAACCGGGCGCAGAGCAGTCCGAACAGGGCCCGGTGGTGCTCGGCGGCGGTGCGCTCCGGCCACCGGACGATCGCCGCGCCCAGTTCGTCGAGGAGTCCGTCCGGGTCGTCGGTGAGGTGGGGCAGCACCATCAAAGAGAGCGCGGGAATGCCGGTGGTCCGCGCCGCGTACCTGCCGGGGCGGCGGGTGTGGAGGAACTCCGGCAGCGGCAGCCCGCTGCGGATCATCCGCTCGAAATGCGGCGCGGGCCGGAAGAGCGCCTGCCAGAACTCCTCGCCGCCCACCTTCCCCGCGGGGAAGGCCGCGTCGCCCACCGAGGCCATGAACTCGTTCAGGCTCAGCACGTCCGGGTGGGCGTTGAGGATGCGGGACAGCGCCGTCGAACCGCTGCGCCCCGTACCGAAGACGAAGGTCAGAGAACGCATGATCCCCCTTTCGAAGAGTGCGATCGGTGCCGTCCATGGGCATCCACCGCGCGTACGGTCCCACTCTGCCCGGCCCGACAGGGCGCGCACCCGTACCTGAACCCGTACTCCCGCCTTCAGAGATAGCCGGGGAAGGGTTGGACCCCCATGAGGACCGCGCCGGCGCCGTCGTACATGCCCTCCTGGAGGAAGGCGTGCTGCGGTACCACCGAGGCGTCGCGCAGGTGGCGCTGGAGAGGGCTGTCGTCGGCGATGGCGCCGATGCCACCGAGTTGGTACGCGGCCCGGGCGACCTCGAAGGAGGTCTTGGCGAGGTGTGTGGAGGCCAGACGCAGCATGCTCGCCTGGTCGGCGGTGGCGGGGTCGCCCGCCTCGACCGTCGCCCACGCCTCCTCCGTGGCCTCGTAGAAGAAGGCGCGTGCGGACCGGAGTCGGGCTTCGGCCTGGCCGACCGCTGTGCGGTAGGTGGCGCGTTCGGCGGGCTTGGGGGCACCGGTGTAGGCGGACCGGCCGCCCTGCGCGATGACGTGGTCGAGGGCGGCGCGGGCGACACCGAGGCCGACGACGGCCAGGACCTGGGAGGCATAGGGGACGGTCGGGTAGCGGTAGAGGGGTTCGTCGACGGTGGGGGCACCGCCGCGGACGAACGTCCACTCCTCGGGTACGACGGCCCCGTCGACCACCAGGTCATGGCTGCCGGTGCCGCGCAGGCCGATGACGTCCCAGTTCTCGGCGATCTTCACCTGGTCGGGGCGCAGTACGGCGGTGAGGGGCCGTCCGGCCCTGCCCTCACCGGCCCTGCCCTCACCGGCTTTGCCCTCCCCGGCTTTGCCCTCCCCGGCTTTGCCCTCCCCGGCTTTGCCCTCACCGGCCTTGATGCCCACGCCGAGGACGTCCGCGCCCATGCAGCCGCTGGCGAACCTCCATCGGCCCGAGACCCGGTAGCCGCCCTCGACGCGCTCGGCGGGCTGTACGGGGAACAGGCCGCCCGCGAAGGCGACGTCGGGTCCTTCGGCGTACAGCTCGGCCTGGGTGTCGAGCGGCAGCGCGGCCAGATAGACCAGGGCCGAGCCGAAGCTCGCGACCCAGCCGGCCGAGCCGTCGACGACCGATATCCGCTCGATGAGGCGGAGGAATTCCGCGGGAGGAAGGGCATCGCCCCCGAAACGCTTCGGCGCGCTCGCCCGGTAGAGTCCCGCGTCCTTGAACACCGCGATCATGTCTCGCGGAATGTGCCGCCGCTCCTCGCATTCGGCCCGCCGCTCCTCGACCACGGCCAGCACCCGGTCCAGCCTCGATCCCGAGGGCGAACCGCCGCCGGCCGCGGCCGCCGAGGAATCCAGCGTCTGGGTCATGAGAGATCCCCTCGCACTGCCGGACGGTTCACTGCCCCGCCCTGCCATCACGCCAAGTGCGTCAACTGTCCTTCATCCACGGCGACTTGAACCACATGCTGTGCGGGATTCCCTCTCCGCGATTCGCGTTCCTCCGCTGTCATCCGCCGCCGTCGAGGTCGGTGCGCTGACGCAGTACCCGCAGCTCGTGGCCGTGGAGCCGCATCTCGTACAGCTTGCCCCGTGCGTTGTCGAAGGGGCGGTGCAGGACCATCATCAGGCGGCCGTCGAAGGTGGTGAACAACATGCCGTGGCCGCTGTCGTCCCGTACCAGCGGCCGTCGCTGTCGCCACGGCCCCGTGATGTCGCCGGACTCCGAGACGGCGTAGGTCTGCACGTATCCGCCGCTGATCGTGCCGTCCTGACCGATCAGGTTCTTCTCGTACGTCGACCACAGCATGAGCAGCGACCCGTCAGGGGCACGGTGCAGTTGCGGCCCGTCGGTGATGTAGGGCGGGAGCTGATGCGGTGCGCCGCCGGGGATCTGCTCACCGAGCCAAGGCGCGTCCGAGCCCTTGAACAGGAAGAGAGGATCTCCGAGCGTCCGGGAGAGGTCCGGGGCCAGGCGGATCGCTTCCATGGTTCCGTCGATGGTCTGCAGCCACTCGTGCGCGTAGATCATCCAGGGTTGTCCGGACGGGTCTACGTAGAGCGTGCCGTCGAGGGTCATGAGGTTCTCGGGCGGGGTGGGACGTGAGGGGTCGACGACCGTGAAAGGGCCCAGCAGCGAGTCGGACGCGGCGGTGATGGTGCCGCGCATGTGGTTCGGGATCTGGAACGGCGTGCCCCATCGGTTGGGTGGGGGCACCGGCAGGGGTCTGTCCGCGTTGTGCAGGGTGGTGAACAGGTAGTACTTGTCGCCCCATCCGTGGACCTCCGGCGCCCACGCGCCGTCGGTCGCCCAGATCCCCGGTTGTTCGGCGGTCAGGAAGACCACGACGGGACGCGTCCAGTCACGCAGGTCATGACTGCGGTAGACCATGGTGCCCGTGCCGTCCACGCCCGATACGGAGGGGTCGTTGGACGTGTAGAGGTAGTAGGAGCGGGTCGCGACGTCGGCGACGATGTACGGATCGTGCAGCGGCATGTCGGGAAGCCGCATGAGTTCGGTCTCGGCCACGGTCGGGAGCATACGTTGACGCGGTACCGACAAACGCCCACTGGTCGGCGGACAGCAGCGGGAGAGGTGGGGAAACCTTGGCAGGATCAGTGCGCGGGCCGGTGGTGGCGGAGACGCGGGGGCGCCCCGCAGGTCTGTTCGTCGGCCTGTGCACGCTGGACGTCATCCAGCTCGTCGATCACGCCCCGGGTTCCAACGAGAAACTGACGGCTCGTGAGCAGGTCGTGGCCGCAGGCGGTCCGGCCGCGAACGCGGCCGCCACGTTCGCGTACTTGGGCGGTGCGGCCACGCTGCTCACCGCGATCGGCCGCCATCCGCTGGGAGTCGCCGTCGTGGCGGACCTGGACCGGCTGGGTGTGACGGTGGCGGACCTGGCAGCCGACTCGGTCGAGCCGCCCGCCGTGTCGTCCATTCTGGTGACCGCCTCCAGTGGGGACCGTGCCGTCGCCTCGACCAACGCGACGGGGTACCGGCTGGCCCCGCCCGACGGTCTCGACGTGCTGGTGGCGGCCTGCGACATCGTCGAATTCGACGGCCACCACGGGGAGGTGGCCGTGGCCGCCGCTCACGCGGCGCGTGCCGCCGGCCGTCGGACCGTCCTCGACGGGGGCAGTTGGAAGGCCGGCACGGAGAAGCTGCTGCCGTCGATCGACGTGGCTGTCTGCTCGGACGATTTCCACCCGCCCGGCACGAACACGCCGACGGACACCCTGCGGTTCCTGCGGGAGCACGGGGTCGGCTGGTCGGCGGTCAGCCGGGGAGGGCGGCCCATCGTGTGGGCGGGCCCCGACTGCGGGGGCACGGTGGACGTGCCAGCCGTACGGGTGGCGGACACACTCGGCGCGGGTGACGTCCTGCACGGGGCCCTCACTCATCACCTCGCGGTTCAGGACGACTTGACGTCGCAGGGCTTCGTCGAGGCCCTGCGCGGTGCGGCCGCAGTGGCCTCGCGGGCGTGTGCCTCGTTCGGAACCCGGGCGTGGATGCGGGGAGGGTGAGCCGGCGCACCCCAGCGACCGGTCCCCGCCGTTCGACGAGCCAATCGCCGCACGTCTTGGCGCGCAGCGGTCAACACATCGGAGCTATCCCTTCTCATTGACGCGCACTCACCCCGTCCCTAGGGTGCAACGCGGTATAGCTCCGATGATTCGCGAGAGCCGTTTGGAGGCACCATGCCCTCTCCCTCCGCGCCCGATCCGTCCAGACGTACCGTCCTCGCCACCGGATCCGCCCTGGGTGGCGTCCTGCTCACTTCGGGTCTGCCCCCGCAGGCGCAGGCGGCAGCGGCCGAGGCCGACGCCGAGACAGGCCGATCCGAGGCCGCCGTAGCCCCTGTCGACCCCTGGCGCACCGTCCTCGACGACGCCGACCTGGTCTGGCGGCGGGCGCCGACGACCTGGTACGAAGGCCCGTTCCTCGGCAACGGTTTCCTCGGCTCCGGGATCTACGCCGAGCCGGGCGCCGCGTCCACGGCCGTGCGCTTCAACATCCAGCACTCCGAAGTGCAGGACCACCGGCCGGAGTTCGGATCGCTCTTCGGCCTGGCCCGGCTGCCGATCGGATACTTCACGCTGGAGCCGGTGGGCGCGATCACCGGCCTGGACTGGCGACTGTCCCTTCGGGACGCCGAGTTGACCGGCACACTCACCACGGAAAAGGGCACGCTGTCCCTGCGGGCACTCGTGCACAACGACCGTTCGGTCCTCGCCGTGGAAGTGACGCCGAGCAAGGGCGAGCAGGGCTTCCGCTGGGTGTTCCACCCCGCGGAAGCGATCAGTCCGCGGGCCGCTTTCAAGCCGCTGCCGGACGGCTACCAGGGCAACCCACCCGCCGAGGTCGCCGATCACAACGGCGTGAGCGCCGCCGTACAGCCGCTGCTGGCGGGCGGGCAGCACGTCACCGCGTGGCGGGAGCGGAGCAGGGGCCGGACGCGGACGCTGTACGTGCACGTCGCGCACTCGCATCCGCGGACCACGGCCCTGGACCGGGCCCTCGCGGCCGTCCGCGCCGCGGACCGACTGCCCTACGCCGCCCTGGCCATGCCCCACCGCGCGTGGTGGCACGCCTACTACCGCAAGAGCTTCCTGTCCGTCCCCGATGCCCGCATCCAGCGCTTCTACTGGATCCAGCTCTACAAGACCGCCTCCGCCGCGCGCCGTGACGCCCCGGTGATGGCGACGTGCGGACCCTGGCTGGAACCCACGCCGTGGCCCAACACCTGGTGGAACCTCAACGCCCAGCTGGAGTACTGGCTCATCCACGGCTCCAACCACCTCGAACTCGACGCGGTCACCCGGGCGTTGAGCGAGTTCCGGAGCAACCTCGCCAAGGAGGTGCCGGCACCCTACGGCGCCGACTCGCTCGGCATCCCCCGCACCACCGATCCCCACCTCGTCAACGGCGCGGCCAGCGCCCTGATGGGGTACGGCGTCGGCATCCCGGGCCAGGATCCGCCGACTCCCGAAGTCGGCAACCTGGTCTGGGCGCTGCACAACGTCTGGCTCAGCTACCGGCACACGATGGACGAGCGGATCCTCCGGGACGTCCTGTTCCCGCTCCTGCGCGGGGCGATCACCTACTACCTGCACTTCCTGGAGCCCGGTCCGGACGGCAGACTGCACCTGCCCGCCACCTTCTCCCCCGAGTACGGCGGCAACTCACGCGACTGCAACTACGATCTGATGCTCCTGACCTGGGGCTGTCGTACCCTCCTGGAATCCGCCGAACTCCTCGGAACAAGCGATGCGTCGGCACCCCGCTGGCGCGAGGTGCTCGCGAAGCTGGCGCCCTATCCGACGGACGCCAACGGGTTCATGATCGGCGCGGACCTCCCCTTCGCGAAGTCCCATCGCCACTACTCCCACCTGCTCGCGGTCTACCCGCTGTATGAGGTGACCGGCGAGACCGCCGACGAACGCGCCCTCATCGAGACGTCGTTGGCGCACTGGGTGGGCTTCGAGGGCGCCCTCCAGGGCTACACCTTCACGGGCGCGGCCTCGATGTCCGCGCTGCTCGGCAAGGGTGAGGACGCGCTGCGGTACCTCGGCGAGCTCATGACCCGCTTCATCCAGCCCAACACCATGTACAAGGAGTCCGGGCCGGTCATCGAGACCCCGCTGTCCGCCGCCCAGTCACTGCACGACATGGTGTGCCAGTCGTGGGGCGGCGTCATCAGGGTGTTCCCCGCCCTGCCCGCCGCCTGGACCGACCTGATGGTGCACAGGTTCCGTACGCAGGGTGCCTTCCTGCTCAGCGCGCACCGCCAGGGCGGCACCACCCGCTGGGTGCGACTGGTCAGCGAGGCGGGCGCCCCCTGCCTCGTACGGCACGGGATCACGGGACCGATCGAGGTACGGGACGGTCGGGGCCGCCCTCTGCGGTACTCCGCCGCCGGTGACGGCACGATCCAAGTCCCCTTGCGCGAGGGCGACTCGGCGCTGATCACCGCCAAGGGGGACCGGCCCGACCTCACCGTCAGGCCCGTACGCCCGAACGCGGACGCGCCCCGTTGGGGGTTGCCCGACGCCTGAGCGCCCCTCACCCAGAGGTCCAATCCAATAAACACTGCGTGAGCCCTTTCGTCCTCAAGGGCGCCGTGGCATGCTCACCGCTCAACGCACATCTGAACGTCGTTCACATCCATGAAAAGCCATGGGAAGGGCGAACGGACATGAGAGATGCGCACGGGGCTGCCATGGGCGGTCAAAATGTCATGGGCATGACTAGGCGGGCTCTGCTGGGGAGCGCCATCGCCACTGCGGTCGGCGCCGGTACCGCGGCGGCAATCGGCTCGAACTCGGCGGCGGCAACCGGCTCAGGTACGGCGTCGGCAGTCGGCTCGGGTGCGGAAGCGGCCGACACCCCGCTCCTGTGGCGGGAGTTCAGGCGCACACCCTTCACGCACCCGCAGATCCCGTACATCGGCCGAGCGGGCTGCCACGGCGGAGCGGTGCACCTCCCCCGGCGCCCCGCCGTCGCCGACGTACGCGATTTCGGCGCCGTGGCGGACGGCACCGCCGACTCCGCCCCCGCGATCAACCGTGCCATCGCCGCCGCCGGCCGGGCCGGCGGTGGCACGGTCACCATCCCGCCCGGCACCTTCCGGATCGACGACGTGATCCGCCTGGACCGCTCGAACGTGATCCTCAAGGGCGCCGGCAGCGGCCGTACGACGCTGTACGCGACGAAGAACCTGACCGAGCTGATCGGGGTGTACGGCTCCCGCTACGGCGGCGACAAGTCGGGCTGGTCGTGGGCCGGCGGCCTGATCTGGCTCGCCCCCAAGGCCCGCTGGGCCTCTCTCGTCGCCGCGATCAGGGCGAAGGCCTGGCCCTTCGAGGGCTGGACGGGCAACCGGCGCGACGAGTGGCGTCCGCTCACGGCGGTCGCTCCGGCCCGGCGGGGCTCGTGGACGATCACGGTGTCGGACGCGTCGTCGCTGCGCCCCGGCGCCCTGGTGCTCCTCCGGCTCGCCGACGACGCGGACCACACACTCCTTCAGCACATGTGCGGTGGCGGCCCGGGGCCGGAGGCCTATTCCTGGGACGACAAGACGAAACTGACGTCGTACGTCCCCTACGAGTGGCCCGTCCGCATCGCCCGGGTCCGGGGCCGCAAGGTCACCCTCGAACGCCCGCTCCCGCTCGACGTACGTCCCGAGTGGACCCCTCAACTCTCCGCCCATGTAGAGGAGTTGACGGGATCAGGCGTGGAGGGCCTCACCCTGGAGTCGGTCGAGACTCCACAGCAGCCGCATCTGCTGGACAAGGGCCACAACGGGGTCGTCCTGCAGTGCGCGTACGACTGCTGGGTGGACGACGTGACGGTCCGGCACGTCGACAACGGCTTCGGCCTCGTGTCCGCCTCCGCGTGCACCCTGCGACGGACACGTGTCACCGGCCGCGGCAGCCATCACCCCTACTTCTGCCGCGAGGGCTCGCACGACAACCTCATCGAGGACTTCACCATCGAGGAGCGCACCGGCCCCGCGCCCTCGAACACCCAACTGCACGGCATCAACGTCGAGGGGCTGTCCTCGTACAACGTCTGGTCGCGCGGCGACATGCGGATGGGCACCTTCGACAGCCACCGCGGTCTGCCCTTCGCCAATGTCCGCACCGACATCACCGTGAACAACAACGGCCGCCACGGTGGTGACGCGAGCGCAGGCCCCCTGTTCGGCGCCCGCTTCACCCACTGGAACATCCGCGTCACCAACGCCCGGGCGGGCCTGGTCAGGATCGACGGCGTGGCACCGTACTCCGCCACCGTCGGCATCGACGAGGTCAGGGAGTTCGACCAGATCGACGTCCCCGACTTCACGGGTGACCTGCATACGCGCCTGGAGCTGTACGGCAGCCCGCACGCGGTACGGCCGCGGAACCTGCACGCGGCGCAGCGCGCGCTGTAGCACGGCGATCACCACACCGCACGTTCACCCACATGAACGGAGTGGATCGATGAGCGCATCAGCACGTCTGGGTGTCCTTCTGGTGGCCCTCGCCGCGTTGGCCGTCGGCGCCGTCCCCGCCGCCTCGGCGCGGGTGACGGCGCATGCCCCGCCCGAAGTCCCGCGCACCGTCGTCATGGACGGCACCCGTCTGCACCAGACCAAGCTCCGCCTGGATCGCGGCGACCGACAACTGCGGCGAGCGGTGAGGGCGTTGACGAACCGCGCCGACACATGGCTGGACCAGGGCCCCTGGACGGTCGTCGACAAGCCGAGGCCCGCGCCCGGCGGCGACCTCCACGACTACCTCAGCCAGGCCCCGTACTGGTGGCCCTCCCGGCCCCCGACCGCCGACAATCCCTGGGGCTGCCCGTACGTCCAACGCGACGGCGAGCGCAACCCCGAGGTCGACTCCGGCACCGACCGAAGGGACGTCGAGAAGACCTTCGACGCCGCGTACGACCTCTCCCTCGCCTGGTACTACACCGGCGAGAAGCGGTACGCCGTAAAGGCCGGGCAGGTCCTGCGCACCTGGTTCCTCGATCCGGCCACCAGGATGAACCCGAACCTGAACCACGCGCAGTTCATCCCCTGCAAGTACGACGGTCGCGCCATCGGCATCATCGACTTCTCGCAGTCCTTCACCAGCGTCCTCGACGCGCTGGCCCTGCTGGACACCGGCGCCCCGGGCTGGACGAGGAAGGACCGCGCCGGCATGGCGCGGTGGAACACCGACTTCCTCGACTGGCTCAAGAACAGCGACTTCGGCAAGGAGGAGGGCAGCGCGACCAACAACCACGGCACCTTCCACGACATGCAGCTCGCGGCACTCGCCTACGCGACCGGCGACAAGGAGCTGGCCCGTCGCACGGTCCTGAACGCCCGGGGCACGCGCATCGCGCCGCAGATCGCGTCCGACGGCAGCCAGCCGCAGGAGCTGACGCGGACCAGGAGTTGGCACTACTCGACCTTCGCCCTGGTCGCCCACACCCGGCTCGCGGCCATCGGCCGGCACGTCGGCGTGAACCTGTGGGCGTACCGGGGTCCGGACGGGCAGAGCCTGTTCAAGGCGGTGGACTACTTGTTGCCCGCCGCGACGGCATCCGCCGCCTGGCCGCATCCGGAACTCGCGTTCCATCGGTACGCGGCGACCGACGTCGTCCACGCGGCCGCCGACGCCGGTGACGCACGGGCACGAAGGGCGGTTCCGTCGCTGGAGGAGCCGCCGGGCGGTGACCTGTGGGTGCTGCGTCCGGCGGCGGAACAGCTGGACTCCATCGCGGGCTGATCCGCGCCGTCAACTGCCCTGCTCCGAGGGCGTCCCGCGGTGGCCGTCAGACCGTGGACAGGTCGATCGCCCGGTCGACCTCCCGTGGCCGCAGCACGCGCAGGATGCCTTCGAGCAGGTAGTAGTCGGCGTACGGGAGGGAGATCTCGATTCCGTCCTCGTTCGGCCGGTGGCGCGTGCAGCGGGCCACGACCGCCTCCGCGCGGGCGGAGTTCCTCGTCAGGCAGGTCTCCGCCAGCGCGGTGAGCAGGCGTAGCGCCACCTCACGGTACGAGCGCCTGCCGGTGGCCTCGGACAGGTCGAGGAGTCCGCAGGCCGTGATCGCGCCGGCCGACGCGTCCTTGATGTCGTGGGGCTGCTGCGGCGCACGGTAGTCCCACACCGGAACGTGGTCCAGGGTCAGGGACCGCACCGCGAAGTCCGCGAGTCTGCGTGCCGTGGCCAGGAACTCGGCGTTCCCGGTCCGCCGGTACATCGTGGTGAATCCGTACAGTCCCCACGCCTGCCCTCGCGACCAGCACGACGTGGGGCTGTAGCCCTGTACGGTGTTCGGGCCGATCGACGCGCCGCTGTCCGGGTCGAAGTCGAACACGTGCGG
Encoded proteins:
- a CDS encoding glycosyl hydrolase family 95 catalytic domain-containing protein codes for the protein MPSPSAPDPSRRTVLATGSALGGVLLTSGLPPQAQAAAAEADAETGRSEAAVAPVDPWRTVLDDADLVWRRAPTTWYEGPFLGNGFLGSGIYAEPGAASTAVRFNIQHSEVQDHRPEFGSLFGLARLPIGYFTLEPVGAITGLDWRLSLRDAELTGTLTTEKGTLSLRALVHNDRSVLAVEVTPSKGEQGFRWVFHPAEAISPRAAFKPLPDGYQGNPPAEVADHNGVSAAVQPLLAGGQHVTAWRERSRGRTRTLYVHVAHSHPRTTALDRALAAVRAADRLPYAALAMPHRAWWHAYYRKSFLSVPDARIQRFYWIQLYKTASAARRDAPVMATCGPWLEPTPWPNTWWNLNAQLEYWLIHGSNHLELDAVTRALSEFRSNLAKEVPAPYGADSLGIPRTTDPHLVNGAASALMGYGVGIPGQDPPTPEVGNLVWALHNVWLSYRHTMDERILRDVLFPLLRGAITYYLHFLEPGPDGRLHLPATFSPEYGGNSRDCNYDLMLLTWGCRTLLESAELLGTSDASAPRWREVLAKLAPYPTDANGFMIGADLPFAKSHRHYSHLLAVYPLYEVTGETADERALIETSLAHWVGFEGALQGYTFTGAASMSALLGKGEDALRYLGELMTRFIQPNTMYKESGPVIETPLSAAQSLHDMVCQSWGGVIRVFPALPAAWTDLMVHRFRTQGAFLLSAHRQGGTTRWVRLVSEAGAPCLVRHGITGPIEVRDGRGRPLRYSAAGDGTIQVPLREGDSALITAKGDRPDLTVRPVRPNADAPRWGLPDA
- a CDS encoding glycoside hydrolase family 55 protein; its protein translation is MGMTRRALLGSAIATAVGAGTAAAIGSNSAAATGSGTASAVGSGAEAADTPLLWREFRRTPFTHPQIPYIGRAGCHGGAVHLPRRPAVADVRDFGAVADGTADSAPAINRAIAAAGRAGGGTVTIPPGTFRIDDVIRLDRSNVILKGAGSGRTTLYATKNLTELIGVYGSRYGGDKSGWSWAGGLIWLAPKARWASLVAAIRAKAWPFEGWTGNRRDEWRPLTAVAPARRGSWTITVSDASSLRPGALVLLRLADDADHTLLQHMCGGGPGPEAYSWDDKTKLTSYVPYEWPVRIARVRGRKVTLERPLPLDVRPEWTPQLSAHVEELTGSGVEGLTLESVETPQQPHLLDKGHNGVVLQCAYDCWVDDVTVRHVDNGFGLVSASACTLRRTRVTGRGSHHPYFCREGSHDNLIEDFTIEERTGPAPSNTQLHGINVEGLSSYNVWSRGDMRMGTFDSHRGLPFANVRTDITVNNNGRHGGDASAGPLFGARFTHWNIRVTNARAGLVRIDGVAPYSATVGIDEVREFDQIDVPDFTGDLHTRLELYGSPHAVRPRNLHAAQRAL
- a CDS encoding alginate lyase family protein produces the protein MSASARLGVLLVALAALAVGAVPAASARVTAHAPPEVPRTVVMDGTRLHQTKLRLDRGDRQLRRAVRALTNRADTWLDQGPWTVVDKPRPAPGGDLHDYLSQAPYWWPSRPPTADNPWGCPYVQRDGERNPEVDSGTDRRDVEKTFDAAYDLSLAWYYTGEKRYAVKAGQVLRTWFLDPATRMNPNLNHAQFIPCKYDGRAIGIIDFSQSFTSVLDALALLDTGAPGWTRKDRAGMARWNTDFLDWLKNSDFGKEEGSATNNHGTFHDMQLAALAYATGDKELARRTVLNARGTRIAPQIASDGSQPQELTRTRSWHYSTFALVAHTRLAAIGRHVGVNLWAYRGPDGQSLFKAVDYLLPAATASAAWPHPELAFHRYAATDVVHAAADAGDARARRAVPSLEEPPGGDLWVLRPAAEQLDSIAG